From Pusillibacter faecalis, one genomic window encodes:
- a CDS encoding NAD(P)H-dependent oxidoreductase: MLSVVRPGGRASERFEETLAYALEKHCFSVTTCLPAPIENRQLLFAVPLNESGINSAYYQLLAFLRTHPGSLKGCVGGVLVDGPGDLYTKSLGRELALAASLAGCTFPGRPLVEATGDLRNFTVQAKNAGCSLEKAYRLAAADLVDRVCTFAPPRHKRPRLLVLHASSRATSNTLALWGQVRAHLWDACEIQEIGLRNGTLEDCAGCPYTMCLHYGEQGECFYGGVMVQEVYPAIREADAVVLLCPNYNDALSANLTAAINRLTALYRSAPFTDTAVFAIVVSGYSGGDLVASQVVGAMNMNKGFWLPSQFCMLETANDAGTALTLPGIGERLDHFAESILHQLIG; encoded by the coding sequence CTCCTATAGAAAACCGCCAGCTCCTCTTTGCCGTTCCGCTGAACGAAAGCGGCATCAATTCTGCGTATTACCAGCTGCTGGCTTTTCTCCGCACCCATCCCGGCTCCCTGAAAGGCTGTGTGGGCGGGGTGCTGGTGGACGGCCCCGGAGACCTGTATACCAAGTCCCTGGGCCGGGAGCTGGCGCTGGCGGCCAGCCTCGCGGGCTGTACCTTTCCGGGCCGGCCGCTGGTGGAAGCCACCGGCGACCTGAGGAACTTCACTGTCCAGGCCAAAAACGCCGGCTGCTCTCTGGAGAAGGCCTACCGCCTGGCAGCGGCAGACCTTGTGGACCGGGTGTGCACCTTTGCCCCGCCCCGGCATAAGCGCCCACGGCTGCTGGTACTCCACGCCTCCAGCCGCGCCACCTCCAACACCTTAGCCCTGTGGGGCCAGGTGCGCGCCCATCTGTGGGATGCCTGTGAGATCCAGGAGATCGGCCTGCGCAACGGCACGCTAGAGGACTGCGCCGGCTGTCCTTACACCATGTGTCTGCACTACGGAGAGCAGGGAGAGTGCTTTTACGGCGGCGTCATGGTCCAAGAGGTCTATCCCGCCATCCGGGAGGCGGACGCGGTGGTGCTGCTTTGCCCCAACTATAACGACGCCCTCTCCGCCAATCTCACCGCCGCCATCAACCGCCTGACCGCCCTCTATCGCTCCGCCCCTTTCACCGACACGGCGGTGTTTGCCATCGTGGTGTCCGGCTACTCCGGCGGGGATCTCGTGGCTAGTCAGGTGGTGGGAGCCATGAACATGAATAAGGGCTTCTGGCTGCCCTCGCAATTCTGTATGCTGGAGACTGCCAACGACGCAGGCACGGCCTTGACCCTGCCTGGAATTGGTGAGAGATTAGATCATTTTGCAGAAAGCATCTTGCATCAGCTGATTGGATAA